A DNA window from Candidatus Polarisedimenticolia bacterium contains the following coding sequences:
- a CDS encoding DUF6597 domain-containing transcriptional factor has translation MHRYHEYEPHEILRDTVKCFWIHEAEYSFETDQDIAPDGCVELIFNFGDPYRLRKKPRPITLPPAIIVGFQDKTIPLLLRGKLKVVAARLYAWGALALVQDNVTTLANSVTPLKGWDALMERLRSAVLEGKFEQAVAVLEEHLVRQSLARTFDRRTIQAAAKLLHHTRGQVRIAELADYCHMSVRQLERGFRQGVGASPTSFARTL, from the coding sequence ATGCACCGCTACCACGAGTACGAGCCGCACGAGATCCTGCGGGACACCGTCAAATGCTTCTGGATCCATGAGGCCGAGTATTCCTTCGAGACGGATCAGGACATCGCTCCCGACGGCTGCGTGGAGCTGATTTTCAACTTCGGCGACCCGTACCGGCTGCGGAAGAAGCCACGTCCGATCACTCTGCCGCCCGCCATCATCGTGGGCTTTCAGGACAAGACCATCCCCCTGCTGCTCCGCGGGAAGCTGAAGGTCGTCGCCGCCCGGCTGTATGCCTGGGGCGCGCTGGCGCTGGTCCAGGACAACGTCACGACGCTCGCCAACAGCGTCACGCCCTTGAAGGGATGGGACGCGCTGATGGAGCGCTTGAGGAGCGCGGTCCTGGAAGGGAAGTTCGAGCAGGCCGTGGCCGTCCTGGAAGAGCACCTGGTCCGACAGTCCCTGGCGCGGACTTTCGATCGCCGGACCATCCAGGCGGCCGCCAAGCTCCTGCATCACACCCGGGGGCAGGTTCGGATCGCGGAGCTGGCCGATTACTGCCACATGTCGGTGCGCCAGCTGGAGCGCGGCTTCCGGCAGGGGGTCGGCGCCTCCCCCACGAGCTTCGCGCGCACCCTG
- a CDS encoding TonB-dependent receptor: MKTMMLAVGLGLLAAVSPILAQESGSVLVRVRNGVAPIPSADVHSDDVTVRSDERGEARLTLPAGEHEVTVIRAGFESATVKATVKPGEETVMVVQLREQRLEDTVTVVSSSRGATLVADEPIRIEAVPQEEIEENQSLAPGNLSTLLTELGGVRVQMTVPSLGGSELRLQGLPGRYTQVLHDDLPLYGDTPDAFTLMQAPPLDLARVELIKGTASALYGGSAIGGVMNLVSRRPGSESAGLISQSSQRATDALGFFASPASGRWGFTLLGSAHRQELFDVDGDDWGDLAGYRRATLRPRLFWDDGTGDSLLATIGAMGEDREGGTVKGGVTPAGDSFEDTLDTRRYDAGTVAQILTDRGLLVGMRGMLQRISSDRSLDDVPENEVRDTGFAEVSLAGSAHANTWTVGAAWNGERLDMRQRDDLDYRYSTPALFAQDEIGFSEKLRVAVSGRLDFQNVYGTFFDRRVSVLFRPGGGMSFRISTGTGYSLPIPITERTEEVGLRRVAPLAALDPERARSASLDVGWGHGAWELNGTLFASRVEHALQTVDSTALPGTVEVRNAPDPLQTYGSELLVRYSHGPWHAIGSYTYTHSEESDPAGSGLREAPLTPRHAGELALIVESEARGRIGGEISYVGAQSLEEDPYRSTSQAYWTINILGELRISEAHIFFNAENLTDFRQTRHDPLLLPVQSPEGTWTTDVWAPLEGRTFNAGVRLDF; encoded by the coding sequence ATGAAAACCATGATGCTCGCGGTCGGATTGGGGCTGCTGGCGGCCGTTTCGCCGATTCTTGCCCAGGAATCGGGCAGCGTCCTGGTGCGCGTCCGCAACGGCGTCGCGCCCATCCCCTCCGCGGACGTCCACTCGGACGACGTCACCGTGCGATCCGACGAGCGCGGCGAGGCGCGCCTCACCCTGCCGGCGGGCGAGCATGAGGTCACGGTCATCCGCGCCGGCTTCGAATCGGCCACCGTCAAGGCAACGGTGAAGCCCGGCGAGGAGACGGTGATGGTCGTGCAGCTCCGCGAGCAGCGCCTCGAGGACACCGTCACGGTCGTCTCGTCCAGCCGCGGCGCCACCCTCGTCGCGGACGAGCCGATCCGCATCGAGGCCGTTCCCCAGGAGGAGATCGAGGAGAACCAGAGCCTGGCGCCGGGAAACCTGTCGACCCTGCTCACAGAGCTGGGCGGCGTGCGGGTGCAGATGACCGTTCCTTCGCTCGGCGGCTCCGAGCTGCGTCTCCAGGGACTGCCGGGGCGCTACACGCAGGTGCTGCACGACGACCTCCCCCTCTACGGCGACACTCCCGACGCCTTCACCCTCATGCAGGCGCCGCCGCTGGACCTGGCGCGCGTCGAGCTGATCAAGGGAACCGCCTCCGCCCTGTACGGCGGCTCGGCCATCGGCGGCGTGATGAACCTGGTGTCGCGCCGTCCCGGGAGCGAGTCGGCGGGTCTCATCAGCCAGAGCTCGCAGCGCGCCACCGACGCGCTCGGCTTCTTCGCCTCGCCGGCGAGCGGCCGCTGGGGCTTCACCCTCCTCGGCTCGGCACACCGGCAGGAGCTGTTCGACGTGGACGGCGACGACTGGGGCGATCTGGCCGGATACCGGAGAGCGACGCTTCGGCCGCGCCTCTTCTGGGACGACGGCACAGGGGACTCGCTGCTGGCGACGATCGGCGCGATGGGTGAAGACCGCGAAGGAGGAACGGTGAAGGGGGGCGTGACTCCCGCGGGCGATTCCTTCGAGGACACGCTCGACACCCGGAGGTACGACGCGGGCACGGTGGCGCAGATCCTGACGGACCGCGGGCTGCTGGTCGGTATGCGCGGCATGCTGCAGCGGATTTCCTCCGATCGAAGCCTGGACGACGTGCCGGAGAACGAGGTCCGCGACACCGGCTTCGCCGAGGTGAGCCTGGCCGGAAGCGCGCACGCCAATACCTGGACGGTCGGCGCCGCCTGGAACGGCGAGCGGCTCGACATGCGCCAGCGCGACGACCTCGATTACCGTTATTCGACCCCCGCGCTCTTCGCCCAGGACGAAATCGGCTTTTCGGAAAAGCTCCGGGTCGCCGTCAGCGGACGGCTCGATTTCCAGAATGTCTACGGCACTTTCTTCGATCGGCGCGTTTCGGTGCTCTTCCGGCCGGGAGGCGGGATGAGCTTCCGGATCTCCACGGGCACCGGATACTCGCTGCCGATCCCGATTACCGAGCGCACGGAAGAAGTGGGTCTGAGGCGCGTGGCGCCTCTTGCCGCTCTCGATCCGGAGCGGGCGCGCAGTGCCTCGCTCGACGTGGGCTGGGGCCACGGTGCCTGGGAGCTGAACGGGACGCTCTTCGCCTCGCGTGTCGAGCACGCGCTGCAGACCGTCGACTCGACCGCGCTGCCCGGCACCGTTGAGGTTCGTAACGCTCCCGACCCGCTGCAGACGTACGGTTCGGAGCTGCTCGTCCGCTACAGCCACGGCCCGTGGCATGCCATCGGAAGCTACACCTACACGCACTCCGAGGAGTCGGATCCGGCGGGGTCGGGGCTGAGAGAGGCGCCGCTGACGCCACGGCACGCCGGGGAGCTGGCGCTGATCGTGGAGAGCGAAGCTCGCGGCCGGATCGGGGGTGAGATCTCCTACGTCGGCGCCCAGAGCCTGGAGGAAGACCCTTATCGCAGCACCAGCCAGGCTTACTGGACGATCAATATTCTCGGGGAGCTGCGCATCTCGGAGGCGCATATCTTCTTCAACGCCGAGAACCTCACTGATTTTCGCCAGACCCGCCACGATCCGTTGCTGCTGCCGGTCCAGTCGCCTGAGGGAACCTGGACCACCGACGTCTGGGCGCCCCTGGAAGGGCGGACCTTCAACGCCGGCGTCCGCCTGGATTTCTAG